GATTTTGCACTTGCAGATCAATATTTAGATGTTTTTCAAATTGGTGCGAGAAATATGCAAAACTTTGAACTGTTAAAAGAAGCAGGACGTACCAATAAACCTATTTTATTAAAACGAGGCTTATCAGCAACCATTGAAGAATTTACGTATGCAGCTGAATATATTGCAGCACAAGGTAACCAAAATATTATTTTGTGTGAACGCGGTATAAGAACTTACGAAAAAGCGACACGAAATACTTTAGATATTTCAGCGGTTCCTATTTTAAAGCAAGGGACACATTTACCAGTTTTAGTTGATGTTACACATAGCACAGGACGAAAAGATATTATGTTACCAGCGGCTAAAGCGGCACTTGCCATTGGCGCAGATGGTGTGATGGCAGAAGTACATCCTGATCCATCTGTTGCATTAAGCGACAGTGCACAACAAATGGATTTAAACGAATTTGATGCATTTTACAATGAAATCAAACCATTATCTGAGATGTATAACAATAAAACGTTAAAATAATACGATGGAATGAGGCAAATGTATTCGATTTGCCTCATTTTTTTATTTATAATACCTAACATGTATTTTTATTCGTGACAAACGTATGACAACCTCAATTTTATATTTCTTATCCACTCATAATATGGTAAACTTTGAAAATGTGATGAAAACGGAATATAATAATAGGGTAAGCGTTTCCAAGGAGGTAAAAATTATGACGGTAACCATTTATGATGTGGCACGTGAAGCACGTGTATCAATGGCGACAGTTTCTCGTGTTGTGAACGGGAATCAAAATGTTAAACCAGAGACGAGAGAAAAGGTTAATGAAGTAATTAAACGATTAAATTATCGTCCAAATGCAGTAGCTAGAGGTCTTGCAAGTAAAAAAACAACTACTGTAGGTGTGATCATTCCAGATATATCAAATATATATTATTCTCAACTTGCTAGAGGGTTGGAAGATATCGCAACGATGTATAAATATCACACTATCATTTCGAATTCAGATGATGATCCAGAAAAGGAAAAAGAGATTTTCAATAACTTGTTAAGTAAGCAAGTAGATGGCATCATCTTTTTAGGTGGTACACTGACATCTGAAATAAAAGAACAAATCTCGAAAGCTTCCATTCCAGTCGTTGTTTCAGGAACAAACGGTAAAGATGATGGTATTGCTTCTGTAAACATTGATTTTGAAAAAGCGAGTCAAGAAATTACAGAGCATTTAATACAGACTGGTGCGAAAAAGTTTGCATTTGTTGGTGGCGGTTATTCTAAGAAAGCACAAGAAGATGCCTTAAAAGGATTAAAAACACAGCTTTCTGAACATGGTTTAGAAGTAGATGAACATTTGATGTATGTGGGGAATGAAACATACAAAGATGGATTGCGTGCATTTGAAAAATTAAGCACGTATCAACCAGATGCTGTGCTATCAATTAGTGATGAACAAGCGATTGGTATTGTCCATGGTGCAATGGATCAAGGTATTCGTGTGCCTGAAGATTTACAAGTTATCAGTTTTAATAATACGCGTCTTGTTGAGATGGTTAGACCACAATTATCAAGTGTGATTCAACCACTTTATGATATTGGTGCAGTGGGAATGCGTCTCCTTACTAAGTATATGAACAACGAAGATATAGAAGAACCGAATGTGATTTTGCCGCATAAATTAAGATACCGCGGAACGACTAAAGTATAATAAAAAACCCTTGTATTCATGCATGACTGACACATAGATACATATGTCACGGTCATGCAATTATTATACAAGGGTTTTAATATATCTTAAATAATGAGATTAAAACCAATTGTTTATTTTAGAGGCCACACTTTGATTTTTTTGAGTAATTTCACTTACTCTCGGTATAGCTTCATATTCAGGAAAGTCTTCTTCCCAATACTCTGGAATAGGTACTGGGCTATAATGTTTCCATTTATTTAACCATGCTTCTGGCAAGCGTCCCTCTAATTTAGGGTGATCAATTAAGCTTAAATATACATGGCTCCAAGCTCGAGGGACAACGCGCCAAATATTATACCCACCGCCACCTAACATCATGATTTTTCCATTCGCATATTTCTTAGCAATATCATTTACGAAATATGGGATTTCGTATAACGTATTTAAGTCACAATGCATATGCGTCAGTGGATCTAAATAATGTATATCAGAGCCATTGACACTGACTATAAAATCTGGTTTAAATGTAGCAGCTACAGATTCTAAAGTATCTTTAAAAACTGTCATAAAACTTTCGTGCTCCGTATAAGGTTCGAGGGGAATATTTACGGTGTAACCGAAACCTTGATCATCACCACGTTCAGTATAATGTCCTGAGCCTGGGAATAAAAATTTACCCGTTTCATGAATGGAATAATTCATGACATCATCAGAAGTGTAAAAACACCATTGTACACCATCACCATGATGGGCATCGGTATCTACATATAATACGCGCTGATGATATTTATGAATAAGATGATGGATATAAATGGCTGCATCATTATACACACAAAAACCATTGGCACGACCTTCTAATGCATGGTGTAAACCACCCCCTAAATGACACCCATTGACATATTGTCCGTCCATAATCGCATCGATTAAATTTAAGCCACCACCAACAATTGTTGCGGTACTTTTATGGATTTTTGGAAACACATGCGTATCTTCATCATCCAAACCGTATTTTATTTTTTCGTCAGGATTTAATAAATTGCGCTCACCCCGTTTAATTGCTTGTATATAATCATATTTATGCACCGTTGCAATTTCATCTACGGTTGCGATTCTAGGTTTGATTATTTGTGATGGTTGTAATAAACCAGTGGAAAGTAATAATTCCGTCGTTAGTTTTAGGCGCATTTGATTAAAAGGGTGCTTATTATGAAACCGATATTGCAAAAGTGTATCGGCATAAACATAGCCCGTTTGAAGTGCTTGAATATCTCCCATATCATTATACCCCCATTAAAAAAAGAACCGATTCATGTATCGAATGTCATCAAAAGCGCGCATTTGTTCAACAGTTATATTCTTGCCTATACGTGCCATCAAACAATTGGCCGGATGACTTGTAATCTCTGGATCATCCGTTGCGAATACTTCTAGGCCACCATTTGACATCATACGTTGCATTAATTTTTTATATTCAAAAACATCGAGTCCTGAATTCTTTAAATCCCAATGCCAATAATATTCAGTGGTAATAATGATATAATCCTCTAATTCTTTACTGCGTGTACTTATTTTTAAGAGGTCACGACCAAGTCCAAAGTTCCGAAAAGGTAAGCTAATTTCAATTGCACCAAGTTCTAATAAATATGGCAAATTGCCTGTCGACCATCGTTCCATTGGATCTGGATATAAATAGGTCACATAGCCCACAATATGCATATCATCCCGAATGATATAAATTCGACCTTCATCCAATGTGCTGATATCTTGAATGGCTTCAAATTGTTCAATTGGTGTGCGAAATGCATTAAGACCATCGTCAAATGTCATTTTTTGTAATTGGTCTTTCTCAACAGGGCCCTCTATAATAATTGACTTATCATTCACAATGACAGTTTCTTTTTCATATGTCTTAATATGTTCCATGAGAGACTCCTTTCCAATTTCTATACTACCCATAGTATAGCCAAGAAGTGTGTTATTTTCACGCATTATTCAGAATAAGTATAATTTTTTGAAAACGCGTCTCCCTTAAGCTATAATTGCTATGAAAGCGATTTCAAACAAGGGGGTAATCCACATGAAAGTCGAAGTTTATAAAGGGGAACAAGGAAACTTCAATTTAAAGGATTATGAGAATACGTATAAAAACTTTAAATGGGAAGAAGTTGAAAAAGCATTTTCCTGGTATGAAACAGGAAAAATAAACATGGCTTATGAGTGTATTGATCGTCATGTTGATGAAGGTAAAGGACATAAAATAGCCTTGAATTATAAAGATGATTTACGTACCGAACAATATACGTTTAAAGACTTGCAAAAAAAATCGAACCAAGCGGCGAATGTCTTGAAAAATAAGGCGAATGTACAAAAAGGTGACCGTGTGTTTATATTTATGCCGCGTACGCCAGAGCTCTATTTTGCATTTTTAGGTGTTTTAAAAATCGGTGCGATAGTGGGACCATTATTTGAAGCGTTTATGGAAAAGGCCGTGAAAGATCGTTTAGAAAATAGTGATGCAAAAGTAATTATTACAACGAACAGTTTACTGTCTCGTATTCCTAAAGATGAACTGCCGAATTTAGAAACAATCATTATCGTAGACGATGAGGTCGATGCGCAATATGTTGATTTTAATAAAGCACTAAATGATGAAAGTGACATTTTTGACATTGAATGGTTGGAAAAAGAAGATGGATTGATTTTACATTATACATCTGGCTCTACTGGTCAACCTAAAGGGGTATTACATGTACAAAATGCGATGTTAGTGCATTACATATCAGGGCGTTATGTACTAGATTTACAAGAAGATGATGTCTATTGGTGTACAGCTGATCCAGGTTGGGTTACAGGGACATCTTATGGCATATTTGCACCGTGGCTTAATGGTGCCACTAACTGTATTGCTGGTGGTCGATTTTCTCCAGAATCGTGGTACAGTATGTTAGAAAAATTCAAAGTTACAATTTGGTATACTGCTCCGACTGCATTACGAATGTTGATGAGTGCAGGAGATGATTTGGTAGAAAAATATGACTTATCTTCTGTTCGTACAATTTTATCTGTTGGCGAACCTCTTAATCCAGAGGTCATCAAATGGGCGAAAAAAGTCTATGGAAAACGTGTGCTTGATACGTGGTGGATGACTGAAACAGGGGGACATATGATTGTTAATTATCCTTGTATGGATATCAAACTAGGATCAATGGGTAAACCACTTCCGGGTATTGAGGCTGCCATTATTGATAATGAAGGTCGCGAATTACCAGCGAACCGTATGGGTAATCTTGCAATTAAAAAAGGCTGGCCATCGATGATGTATAAAATTTGGAAAAATCCCGAAAAATATCAATCTTATTTTATTGGAGATTGGTATGTATCTGGGGACTCTGCGTACCAAGATGAAGATGGGTATTTCTGGTTCCAAGGGCGTGTTGACGATGTTATCATGACGGCTGGGGAACGTGTAGGGCCGTTTGAAGTTGAATCAAAATTAGTAGAACATGAAGCTGTTGCAGAAGCAGGTGTGATAGGGAAACCTGATCCTGTGCGGGGTGAAATTATTAAAGCTTTTGTAGCCTTAAGACAAGGCTATGAACCTTCAGATGAATTAAAAGAAGATATACGTAAATTTGTTAAAGAAGGACTTGCAGCACATGCCGCACCAAGAGAAATTGAATTTAAAGACAAATTACCGAAAACGCGTTCGGGTAAAATAATGAGACGTGTGCTTAAAGCGTGGGAATTA
The sequence above is a segment of the Staphylococcus hyicus genome. Coding sequences within it:
- the ccpA gene encoding catabolite control protein A yields the protein MTVTIYDVAREARVSMATVSRVVNGNQNVKPETREKVNEVIKRLNYRPNAVARGLASKKTTTVGVIIPDISNIYYSQLARGLEDIATMYKYHTIISNSDDDPEKEKEIFNNLLSKQVDGIIFLGGTLTSEIKEQISKASIPVVVSGTNGKDDGIASVNIDFEKASQEITEHLIQTGAKKFAFVGGGYSKKAQEDALKGLKTQLSEHGLEVDEHLMYVGNETYKDGLRAFEKLSTYQPDAVLSISDEQAIGIVHGAMDQGIRVPEDLQVISFNNTRLVEMVRPQLSSVIQPLYDIGAVGMRLLTKYMNNEDIEEPNVILPHKLRYRGTTKV
- the acsA gene encoding acetate--CoA ligase yields the protein MKVEVYKGEQGNFNLKDYENTYKNFKWEEVEKAFSWYETGKINMAYECIDRHVDEGKGHKIALNYKDDLRTEQYTFKDLQKKSNQAANVLKNKANVQKGDRVFIFMPRTPELYFAFLGVLKIGAIVGPLFEAFMEKAVKDRLENSDAKVIITTNSLLSRIPKDELPNLETIIIVDDEVDAQYVDFNKALNDESDIFDIEWLEKEDGLILHYTSGSTGQPKGVLHVQNAMLVHYISGRYVLDLQEDDVYWCTADPGWVTGTSYGIFAPWLNGATNCIAGGRFSPESWYSMLEKFKVTIWYTAPTALRMLMSAGDDLVEKYDLSSVRTILSVGEPLNPEVIKWAKKVYGKRVLDTWWMTETGGHMIVNYPCMDIKLGSMGKPLPGIEAAIIDNEGRELPANRMGNLAIKKGWPSMMYKIWKNPEKYQSYFIGDWYVSGDSAYQDEDGYFWFQGRVDDVIMTAGERVGPFEVESKLVEHEAVAEAGVIGKPDPVRGEIIKAFVALRQGYEPSDELKEDIRKFVKEGLAAHAAPREIEFKDKLPKTRSGKIMRRVLKAWELDLPTGDLSTMED
- a CDS encoding acetoin utilization protein AcuC, coding for MGDIQALQTGYVYADTLLQYRFHNKHPFNQMRLKLTTELLLSTGLLQPSQIIKPRIATVDEIATVHKYDYIQAIKRGERNLLNPDEKIKYGLDDEDTHVFPKIHKSTATIVGGGLNLIDAIMDGQYVNGCHLGGGLHHALEGRANGFCVYNDAAIYIHHLIHKYHQRVLYVDTDAHHGDGVQWCFYTSDDVMNYSIHETGKFLFPGSGHYTERGDDQGFGYTVNIPLEPYTEHESFMTVFKDTLESVAATFKPDFIVSVNGSDIHYLDPLTHMHCDLNTLYEIPYFVNDIAKKYANGKIMMLGGGGYNIWRVVPRAWSHVYLSLIDHPKLEGRLPEAWLNKWKHYSPVPIPEYWEEDFPEYEAIPRVSEITQKNQSVASKINNWF